The Deinococcus koreensis genome window below encodes:
- a CDS encoding SCO family protein, producing the protein MTAPEPTDAAPAFPGPTARPWYASALLALAGVTLLLLSVWAFARWQSPYPFYGTASQGVRASGFQGVAHTGRPYAFTPGQGGRATALFFGFTHCANICPLTLSYLNKVRDRLSPEEKKQLDIVLVSVDPARDTPERLAGYVPFFGSGTGVRIPEPALGEVARAYGVAYQKVDVKGAGYQINHTTATYLIDRAGRVRVLWDYTQLPQVERVLADVRYVLETPTP; encoded by the coding sequence GTGACCGCGCCTGAGCCGACCGACGCCGCGCCCGCTTTTCCTGGGCCCACGGCCCGGCCCTGGTACGCCTCGGCGCTGCTGGCGCTGGCCGGGGTGACGCTGCTGCTGCTCTCCGTCTGGGCCTTCGCGCGCTGGCAGAGCCCATACCCCTTCTACGGCACGGCCTCCCAGGGGGTGCGGGCCAGCGGGTTTCAGGGCGTGGCACACACGGGGCGGCCCTACGCCTTCACGCCGGGGCAGGGGGGCAGGGCCACCGCGCTGTTCTTCGGCTTCACGCACTGCGCGAACATCTGCCCGCTGACCCTCTCGTACCTGAACAAGGTGCGCGACCGCCTGAGCCCTGAGGAGAAGAAGCAACTCGATATCGTGCTGGTCAGCGTCGATCCGGCCCGCGACACGCCGGAGCGGCTGGCCGGGTACGTGCCCTTCTTCGGCAGCGGCACCGGCGTGCGGATTCCCGAGCCGGCGCTGGGCGAAGTCGCCCGGGCCTACGGGGTCGCCTACCAGAAGGTGGACGTGAAGGGCGCCGGGTACCAGATCAACCACACCACCGCCACCTATCTGATCGACCGCGCCGGCAGGGTTCGCGTGCTCTGGGACTACACCCAGCTTCCGCAGGTGGAGCGCGTGCTGGCCGACGTGCGCTACGTCCTGGAGACCCCCACCCCATGA
- a CDS encoding copper chaperone PCu(A)C, producing MPHAPHLRPKLLPLLVSAALGGSVLGGWVLGWVGLGWIGVGWAVPGWSASARQATPLRVSPAQARPPQPPALPLRATGAWVVAVPPGTGETSVFGTLTNTSARPVVLRSATAPLAAHAMLMNTVTTGTMTGMEAARTLTVPARGHLVLGDLGAHIMLMGLKRPLKPGETISVTLHSTDGRRLVLSAAVRKP from the coding sequence ATGCCCCATGCCCCCCACCTCCGCCCGAAGCTGCTGCCCCTGCTGGTCAGCGCGGCGCTGGGTGGCTCGGTGCTGGGTGGCTGGGTGCTGGGCTGGGTCGGTCTGGGCTGGATCGGTGTGGGCTGGGCTGTCCCTGGCTGGTCGGCGTCGGCCCGGCAGGCGACCCCGCTACGGGTGTCCCCCGCGCAGGCCCGTCCTCCTCAGCCCCCGGCCCTGCCCCTGCGCGCCACGGGTGCCTGGGTGGTGGCGGTGCCGCCGGGCACCGGGGAGACCAGCGTGTTCGGCACCCTGACCAACACCAGCGCCCGGCCGGTCGTCCTGAGGAGCGCCACCGCCCCGCTGGCCGCCCACGCCATGCTGATGAATACGGTCACCACCGGCACCATGACCGGCATGGAAGCGGCCCGAACCCTGACCGTGCCCGCCCGCGGGCACCTGGTGCTGGGCGACCTGGGCGCCCACATCATGCTGATGGGCCTGAAGCGGCCGCTGAAGCCGGGCGAGACGATCAGCGTGACCCTCCACTCCACCGACGGCCGCCGTCTGGTGCTCAGCGCCGCCGTCAGGAAGCCCTGA
- a CDS encoding LacI family DNA-binding transcriptional regulator, which yields MRKPTIQDVARQAGVGVGTVSRVLNNHTAVKGLTRETVLRAIAELDYTPNPHARRIAGGKSYTISVLLPVLTTEFYARLLDGLETAFQEARYDVAIFPLLDRSRLERYLGSHTLAYQADGLVMATYNLTQMFHERRLRTQQPTVLVDAYADNVDCSFMDNVVGGQLAGEYAATFSGALYAVWVETELDQLFTTRVFEDRRAGFTQAVQDAGRCVQAEYTSSFDTLAARNTAAALLDAAQADPAGLPCTVFASADLLAGALLDEVRVRSLTPGQDVRIIGFDDQPWAASRGLTTLHQPVESMGYEAAQLLLSRLGGFKGPARARRFEPRLIIRDTA from the coding sequence ATGCGTAAACCCACCATTCAGGATGTGGCACGTCAGGCTGGCGTCGGCGTCGGCACTGTTTCACGGGTGCTGAACAACCACACGGCCGTCAAGGGCCTGACCCGCGAGACCGTGCTGCGTGCCATCGCCGAGCTGGACTACACGCCCAACCCACACGCCCGGCGCATCGCGGGCGGCAAGAGCTATACCATCTCCGTGCTGCTGCCGGTGCTGACCACCGAGTTCTACGCCCGGCTGCTGGACGGCCTGGAAACCGCCTTTCAGGAGGCGCGCTACGACGTGGCGATCTTCCCGCTGCTCGACCGCTCGCGGCTGGAGCGCTACCTGGGCTCGCACACCCTGGCCTACCAGGCCGACGGGCTGGTCATGGCGACCTACAACCTGACCCAGATGTTCCACGAACGCCGCCTGCGGACCCAGCAGCCCACCGTGCTGGTCGACGCCTACGCCGACAACGTGGACTGCTCGTTCATGGACAACGTGGTCGGCGGGCAGCTGGCGGGCGAGTACGCCGCCACCTTCTCCGGCGCGCTGTACGCCGTGTGGGTCGAAACGGAGCTGGATCAGCTGTTCACCACCCGCGTCTTCGAGGATCGCCGCGCCGGCTTCACCCAGGCCGTGCAAGACGCCGGACGCTGCGTGCAGGCCGAGTACACCTCCAGCTTCGATACCCTCGCCGCGCGCAACACCGCCGCCGCCCTGCTCGACGCCGCCCAGGCCGACCCGGCGGGGCTGCCCTGCACGGTCTTCGCCTCGGCCGACCTGCTGGCCGGCGCCCTGCTCGACGAGGTGCGCGTGCGCAGCCTGACCCCCGGACAGGACGTGCGGATCATCGGCTTCGACGATCAGCCCTGGGCCGCGAGCCGGGGCCTGACCACCCTGCACCAGCCGGTCGAGAGCATGGGCTACGAGGCGGCGCAGCTCCTGCTCTCGCGCCTGGGCGGCTTTAAGGGCCCGGCCCGTGCCCGGCGCTTCGAGCCCAGATTGATCATCCGCGACACGGCCTGA
- the lexA gene encoding transcriptional repressor LexA, with translation MSRDMLRESGRAQRPPAGLTPRQWDVLRTALSCQPDEVVSASVLAETLGLARQNLREHLLALQAAGWLEYHARPRQAALIMLSSRARALRGGPAPAPQGFPLLGEVAAGPPTLAEQQVEGLITRLDDLLTMRDGDFLLRVRGESMTGLGIFPGDVVVIRPAEVAQNGDLALVLIPGEEAATLKRWQRRGTAVTLHSENPTFEPLRYALAEVRVQGLLVGHVGSVDARRQRA, from the coding sequence ATGTCACGTGACATGCTCCGCGAATCCGGACGGGCCCAGCGGCCGCCCGCCGGCCTGACGCCCCGCCAGTGGGACGTCCTGCGAACCGCCCTGAGCTGCCAGCCCGACGAGGTGGTCAGCGCGTCGGTGCTGGCCGAGACCCTGGGGCTGGCCCGCCAGAACCTGCGCGAGCACCTGCTGGCGCTGCAGGCGGCGGGCTGGCTGGAATACCACGCCCGGCCGCGTCAGGCGGCGCTGATCATGCTCAGCTCACGGGCCCGCGCGCTGCGGGGAGGCCCGGCGCCCGCGCCCCAGGGCTTCCCACTGCTGGGCGAGGTCGCCGCCGGCCCGCCCACCCTGGCCGAGCAGCAGGTGGAAGGGCTGATTACCCGTCTGGATGACCTGCTGACCATGCGCGACGGTGATTTCCTGCTGCGCGTGCGCGGCGAGAGCATGACCGGCCTGGGCATCTTCCCCGGCGACGTGGTGGTGATCCGCCCCGCCGAGGTGGCGCAGAACGGCGACCTGGCGCTGGTGCTCATTCCCGGCGAGGAGGCGGCCACCCTGAAACGCTGGCAACGGCGCGGCACGGCGGTCACGCTGCACAGCGAGAACCCGACCTTCGAGCCCCTGCGCTACGCACTGGCCGAGGTGCGCGTGCAGGGCCTGCTGGTGGGCCATGTGGGCAGCGTGGACGCCCGGAGGCAGCGGGCATGA
- a CDS encoding DUF6504 family protein — MRVVSEPVQVQVRGGTPQALLWRSRRYAVRSVLDEWRAAGRWWLHEAPRDYWLLDTPALTAEVYRTRTQTGFTWMLSRIAD; from the coding sequence ATGCGCGTGGTCAGCGAGCCGGTGCAGGTGCAGGTGCGCGGGGGAACCCCCCAGGCGCTGCTCTGGCGATCCCGCCGCTACGCCGTACGCAGCGTGCTGGACGAGTGGCGCGCCGCCGGCCGCTGGTGGCTCCACGAGGCCCCGCGCGACTACTGGCTGCTCGACACCCCCGCCCTGACCGCCGAGGTCTACCGCACGAGAACACAGACCGGCTTCACGTGGATGTTGTCGAGAATCGCGGATTAG
- the dnaE gene encoding DNA polymerase III subunit alpha — translation MSDPRPRLNTLLDVRSYFTPGGGVCSPTTLMREAARRGFSGLGLSDDTGTAGSVELWRAARAQSRRPVIGTALRVSFPAGTFPLRLLAGSREGFAGINELLTLALAREGRAVTLAELLAHAPDVFLLTGGRDSFPAQLLAQRRMGEVLGLLDTLRGAFPGRLFVQLFHGGYPGDGRRARALWLLAREARLPSVAAPLVQLARPAQFPLLDALCCARLGIDLNTPHPERPRNDSAALRTPLAWGRLLPFPDALANADRLAAECRLELLEGGFSVPPPHLPPGVEAHAHLRERCLRELPRLYPTPQGQHTARERLEHELAVVEQHGLAGFFLVAAEVTDYCRGEGILAAGRGSAAASVLCYLLGVTNADPLQHDLLFERFLHTGQTLMPDVDIDIASHRRREVLSWVEERFRGGGSGEAMVANRITYRLPGAVQDLGRALGLPPEWRDRLTRSLGRDFRHLPPHEAHKAAPAFDEVLGEAPVRATLLELLHLIEPGFVRHLAPHSGGVVLSARPLTRYSPLTTSSGGIRMLLLDKDDAEDAGLIKLDLLGLRTLSALERAREEVVRLGGPYLDFGALPDEPRVWRRIAQGDTLGIFQIESPGQTRLSTQLRARNRLELAHQIALFRPGPIQSNTVHPYIRRARGQEAVPPLMEPLDSLLRATHGVILFQEQILRIAHHFAGLSWLEAERLRKALGKTRPGTPERDQLRRAFVLGAAQTVGAFPFESEEVFEWCAAFQGFGFAESHAHAFAFHTYASAWVREHWPAPYLAGLLGEAPGMWPAATLAQEAGRWGVRLRPLCINASHLRPRAEDARHVRVALGGVTGLSEDEARRIVLARHLDGPYRDLADLHARVELPRGALDALAQAGAFDTLHARREAIYRAGVLANALPAGQRPLLQPVGEPPTFPPLSDTERLEWDHRRKGYSEGGLHPMTLLRGALNDLGCTPLARVRAGRTLTAGLIISRQRPPTARGYAFFVIEDGPCRAQVVIHPELWEAHRQLLRDARALIVTGDAVRGGLHLTLRAEALAEVETPYRERGYEYA, via the coding sequence ATGAGCGACCCCCGACCCCGCCTGAACACCCTGCTGGACGTGCGCTCCTACTTCACGCCCGGCGGCGGCGTGTGCAGCCCGACCACGCTGATGCGCGAGGCCGCCCGCCGGGGCTTCTCCGGCCTGGGCCTGAGCGACGACACGGGCACGGCCGGCTCGGTGGAACTGTGGCGGGCCGCGCGGGCCCAGAGCCGCAGACCGGTGATCGGCACGGCGCTGCGGGTGAGTTTCCCCGCCGGCACTTTTCCCCTCCGTCTGCTGGCCGGCAGCCGGGAGGGCTTCGCCGGCATCAACGAGCTGCTGACCCTGGCGCTGGCCCGCGAGGGCCGGGCCGTCACGCTGGCCGAGCTGCTGGCCCACGCGCCGGACGTGTTCCTGCTGACCGGCGGGCGCGACTCCTTCCCGGCGCAGCTCCTGGCCCAGCGGCGCATGGGCGAGGTGCTGGGCCTGCTGGACACCCTGCGGGGCGCGTTCCCCGGCCGGCTGTTCGTGCAGCTCTTCCACGGCGGCTATCCGGGCGACGGCCGGCGGGCGCGCGCGCTGTGGCTGCTGGCCCGCGAGGCCCGGCTCCCTTCGGTGGCCGCCCCGCTGGTGCAGCTGGCCCGCCCCGCCCAGTTCCCCCTGCTGGACGCGCTGTGCTGCGCCCGGCTGGGCATCGACCTGAACACGCCGCACCCGGAGCGCCCCCGCAACGACTCGGCGGCGCTGCGCACGCCCCTGGCCTGGGGCCGCCTGCTGCCCTTCCCGGACGCGCTGGCGAACGCCGACCGGCTGGCCGCCGAGTGCCGCCTGGAGCTGCTGGAGGGGGGCTTTTCCGTGCCGCCCCCGCACCTGCCGCCGGGCGTGGAGGCGCACGCCCACCTGCGGGAGCGCTGCCTGCGGGAGCTGCCCCGGCTCTACCCCACGCCCCAGGGGCAGCACACCGCGCGGGAGCGGCTGGAACACGAGCTGGCGGTGGTCGAGCAGCATGGGCTGGCGGGCTTTTTCCTGGTGGCCGCCGAGGTCACCGACTACTGCCGGGGCGAGGGCATCCTGGCGGCCGGGCGGGGCAGCGCGGCAGCCTCGGTGCTGTGCTACCTGCTGGGGGTCACGAACGCCGACCCGCTGCAGCACGACCTGCTGTTCGAGCGCTTCCTGCACACCGGGCAGACCCTGATGCCCGACGTGGACATCGACATCGCCTCCCACCGGCGGCGCGAGGTGCTGAGCTGGGTTGAGGAAAGATTCAGAGGGGGCGGCAGCGGCGAGGCGATGGTCGCCAACCGCATCACCTACCGCCTGCCGGGCGCGGTGCAGGATCTGGGCCGCGCGCTGGGCCTGCCGCCCGAGTGGCGCGACCGCCTGACCCGCTCGCTGGGCCGCGACTTCCGGCACCTGCCGCCCCACGAGGCCCATAAAGCGGCGCCCGCCTTCGACGAGGTGCTGGGCGAGGCCCCGGTGCGCGCCACGCTGCTGGAGCTGCTGCACCTGATCGAGCCGGGCTTCGTGCGCCACCTCGCGCCGCATTCGGGCGGGGTGGTGCTCAGCGCGCGGCCCCTGACCCGTTACTCACCGCTGACGACTTCCTCCGGCGGCATCCGCATGCTGCTGCTGGACAAGGACGACGCCGAGGACGCCGGCCTGATCAAGCTCGACCTGCTGGGCCTGCGCACCCTGTCGGCGCTGGAGCGCGCCCGCGAGGAGGTCGTGCGGCTGGGTGGGCCGTACCTGGATTTCGGCGCGCTGCCCGACGAACCGCGCGTGTGGCGGCGCATCGCGCAGGGGGACACGCTGGGCATCTTCCAGATCGAGAGCCCCGGTCAGACGCGCCTGAGCACCCAGCTGCGCGCCCGCAATCGCCTGGAGCTGGCCCACCAGATCGCGCTGTTCCGCCCCGGCCCGATCCAGTCGAACACGGTTCACCCGTATATCCGCCGGGCACGCGGGCAGGAGGCGGTGCCCCCCCTGATGGAGCCGCTGGACTCGCTGCTGCGCGCCACCCACGGCGTGATTCTCTTTCAGGAACAGATCCTGCGGATCGCGCACCACTTCGCGGGGCTGTCCTGGCTGGAGGCCGAGCGCCTGCGCAAAGCGCTGGGCAAGACCCGGCCAGGCACGCCCGAGCGCGATCAGCTCCGCCGCGCCTTCGTGCTGGGCGCCGCGCAGACCGTGGGGGCCTTCCCCTTCGAGTCCGAGGAGGTGTTCGAGTGGTGCGCCGCCTTCCAGGGCTTTGGCTTCGCGGAGAGCCACGCCCACGCCTTCGCCTTCCACACCTACGCCTCGGCCTGGGTGCGCGAGCACTGGCCCGCGCCGTATCTGGCAGGCCTGCTGGGCGAGGCGCCGGGGATGTGGCCCGCCGCCACGCTGGCCCAGGAGGCCGGGCGCTGGGGCGTGCGGCTGCGCCCCCTGTGCATCAACGCCTCGCACCTGCGCCCGCGCGCCGAGGACGCCCGCCACGTGCGCGTGGCCCTGGGCGGCGTGACCGGGCTCAGCGAGGACGAGGCCCGGCGAATCGTGCTCGCGCGCCATCTGGACGGCCCGTACCGCGACCTCGCCGACCTGCACGCCCGCGTGGAACTCCCCCGCGGCGCGCTGGATGCCCTGGCCCAGGCCGGCGCCTTCGACACGCTGCACGCCCGCCGCGAGGCCATCTACCGCGCCGGGGTGCTGGCCAACGCCCTGCCCGCCGGCCAGCGGCCCCTGCTGCAGCCGGTGGGCGAGCCCCCCACCTTTCCTCCTTTAAGCGACACCGAGCGCCTGGAGTGGGATCACCGCCGCAAGGGGTATTCGGAAGGCGGCCTGCACCCCATGACCCTGCTGCGCGGCGCGCTGAACGACCTGGGCTGCACCCCGCTGGCGCGCGTCCGGGCGGGCCGCACCCTCACGGCGGGCCTGATCATCTCGCGCCAGCGGCCCCCCACGGCGCGCGGCTACGCCTTCTTCGTCATCGAGGACGGCCCCTGCCGCGCGCAGGTGGTCATCCACCCCGAGCTGTGGGAGGCGCACCGGCAACTGCTGCGCGACGCCCGCGCCCTGATCGTGACCGGAGACGCGGTGCGGGGGGGCCTGCACCTGACCCTGCGCGCCGAGGCGCTGGCCGAGGTGGAGACGCCCTACCGCGAGCGCGGCTACGAGTACGCCTGA
- the cax gene encoding calcium/proton exchanger, with protein sequence MFMNALLAFIPISLLLKYAFQAPPLWVFATAVLAIVPLADWLRKATEHVAVHAGPTIGGLLNVTFGNMAELIIAIFILIGGNTQVVKAQITGSIIGNALLGLGLAIVVAGFANKGARQKFNAANAGQLSAMLFLTVITLTLPAIFDYTEQLPGFAASSADRANLDERLSLGVAVILIVVYLLNLVYTLVTHKDVFAVEEGHGHGPEKPWTLPVALGVLLGGTALIALESEMLSGALEATASTLGLSEFFLGIIVLAVVGNFAEYIAAMYFARRGQMDLAVNIGIGATVQVALLTAPLLVIIGYFLGHPMNLVFSSPLELIAIIAVALIVTSVTKDGETTWFEGVLLLAVYLALALAFFYVTPRGDEPEAALHLFRALTG encoded by the coding sequence ATGTTCATGAACGCGCTCCTGGCCTTCATCCCCATCAGCCTGCTGCTGAAATACGCCTTTCAGGCACCGCCGCTGTGGGTGTTCGCCACGGCCGTGCTGGCGATCGTGCCGCTGGCCGACTGGCTCCGCAAGGCGACCGAGCATGTGGCGGTGCACGCCGGGCCGACCATCGGCGGGCTGCTGAACGTGACCTTCGGGAACATGGCCGAGCTGATCATCGCCATCTTCATCCTGATCGGCGGCAACACGCAGGTCGTCAAGGCGCAGATCACCGGCTCGATCATCGGGAACGCGCTGCTGGGGCTGGGGCTGGCGATCGTGGTGGCGGGTTTTGCCAACAAGGGCGCGCGGCAGAAGTTCAACGCCGCCAACGCCGGGCAGCTGTCCGCCATGCTGTTCCTGACGGTCATCACCCTGACCCTGCCCGCCATCTTCGACTACACCGAGCAGCTGCCGGGCTTCGCCGCCTCCTCGGCCGACCGCGCCAACCTCGACGAGCGCCTGAGCCTGGGCGTGGCGGTCATCCTGATCGTGGTCTACCTGCTGAACCTCGTGTACACGCTGGTCACGCACAAGGACGTCTTCGCGGTCGAGGAAGGCCACGGGCACGGCCCGGAGAAGCCCTGGACGCTGCCGGTCGCGCTGGGCGTGCTGCTGGGCGGCACCGCGCTGATCGCCCTGGAATCCGAGATGCTCTCGGGCGCGCTGGAGGCCACCGCGAGCACCCTGGGCCTCAGCGAGTTCTTCCTGGGAATCATCGTGCTGGCGGTCGTGGGGAACTTCGCCGAGTACATCGCGGCCATGTATTTCGCGCGGCGCGGGCAGATGGATCTGGCGGTCAACATCGGCATCGGGGCGACCGTGCAGGTGGCGCTGCTCACGGCGCCGCTGCTGGTCATCATCGGCTATTTCCTGGGCCACCCCATGAACCTGGTGTTCAGCTCGCCGCTGGAACTCATCGCCATCATCGCGGTGGCGCTGATCGTGACCAGCGTGACCAAGGACGGCGAGACGACCTGGTTCGAGGGCGTGCTGCTGCTCGCGGTGTACCTCGCGCTGGCGCTGGCCTTCTTCTACGTCACGCCGCGCGGGGACGAGCCGGAGGCCGCGCTGCACCTGTTCAGGGCGCTGACGGGCTGA
- a CDS encoding HepT-like ribonuclease domain-containing protein gives MTPPPQPEPAPSLFPDIRLPTIAALIRQGQARWQAVGVARVWVFGSVARGEATMASDIDLLIEFSPGPARGLLGLMRAREVFEDLLERRVDVVTQAALRPPLRSEILEDAVDVLAVPTPPPSTHRRKRWRWRVVGLLAILDRLAGHTAGLSLTTFQRDERTQDAALHLLTRLGETTKFIPQSVQDTHPEVPWALLRDIRNLVAHDYFGIEPALVWQTATVELPALRPALQAIADAPDDDAPDDDVADEADDDRLSPSAP, from the coding sequence GTGACCCCGCCGCCCCAGCCCGAACCGGCTCCGTCCCTCTTCCCGGACATCCGCCTGCCGACCATCGCCGCCCTGATCCGTCAGGGGCAGGCCCGCTGGCAGGCGGTGGGCGTGGCGCGGGTGTGGGTCTTCGGCTCGGTGGCGCGGGGCGAGGCGACTATGGCCTCCGACATCGACCTGCTGATCGAGTTTTCTCCCGGCCCGGCGCGCGGCCTGCTCGGGCTGATGCGCGCCCGTGAGGTCTTCGAAGACCTGCTGGAGCGCCGGGTGGACGTGGTGACCCAGGCGGCCCTGCGCCCGCCGCTGCGGAGCGAGATTCTGGAGGACGCGGTGGACGTGCTGGCCGTGCCCACGCCGCCGCCCAGCACGCACCGCCGCAAACGCTGGCGCTGGCGGGTCGTGGGGCTGCTCGCCATCCTCGACCGGCTCGCCGGGCACACCGCCGGCCTGAGCCTGACCACCTTCCAGCGCGACGAGCGCACGCAGGACGCCGCCCTGCACCTGCTCACCCGGCTGGGCGAGACCACCAAGTTCATCCCCCAGTCCGTACAGGACACCCACCCGGAGGTGCCCTGGGCGCTGCTGCGCGACATCCGGAACCTCGTGGCGCATGACTATTTCGGCATCGAGCCGGCGCTGGTGTGGCAGACCGCGACGGTCGAGCTGCCCGCCCTGCGCCCTGCGCTGCAGGCCATCGCCGACGCGCCAGACGACGACGCGCCAGACGATGACGTGGCAGACGAAGCGGACGACGACCGGCTCAGCCCGTCAGCGCCCTGA
- a CDS encoding 4'-phosphopantetheinyl transferase superfamily protein produces the protein MIVAIGHDLIEIERIRGLLAREGRRAEKLFAPGELAYCARLADPAPSFAARFAAKEAFQKVWPRPHRWQDVWVERERTPGGPFPFAPPVLGFVPEIAAEMARHGWVAHLTLTHTKEHASAVVVLEAR, from the coding sequence GTGATCGTCGCCATTGGACACGACCTGATCGAGATCGAGCGCATCCGTGGCCTGCTGGCGCGCGAGGGAAGGCGCGCCGAGAAGCTGTTCGCACCGGGCGAGCTGGCCTACTGCGCCCGCCTGGCCGATCCCGCCCCCAGCTTCGCCGCCCGCTTCGCCGCCAAGGAGGCCTTCCAGAAGGTCTGGCCGCGCCCGCACCGCTGGCAGGACGTCTGGGTCGAGCGCGAGCGCACCCCGGGCGGCCCCTTTCCCTTCGCCCCCCCGGTGCTGGGCTTCGTGCCCGAGATCGCCGCCGAGATGGCCCGCCACGGCTGGGTCGCCCACCTGACCCTGACGCACACCAAGGAACACGCCTCGGCCGTGGTGGTGCTGGAGGCGAGGTGA
- a CDS encoding Cof-type HAD-IIB family hydrolase produces MPIRLIATDLDGTLLRSDLSVSARTRTALDAARAARIEVVPVTARQPRGVRRIAEQAGFTGWALCGNGAHGVHLGTGETLFEAHVQADVQTAVAHALIERLPGVLFVSVRQGGEVFVAQEGYAALAHFEDHKREPADMGGHPLDAVLEYPSLKFIMRHPAFTPRELLAHVHALNLPGFAVTHSGAPFLEVLAEGVSKAWGLERLCAHLGIARDDVLAFGDAPNDTEMLAWAGRGVAVGNADPEALDAADELTLTNDKDGVAAVIETLLAQSSAG; encoded by the coding sequence ATGCCCATCCGCCTGATCGCCACCGACCTCGACGGCACCCTGCTACGGAGCGACCTGAGCGTCAGCGCCCGCACGAGAACGGCGCTGGACGCCGCCCGAGCCGCCAGGATCGAGGTCGTGCCCGTCACGGCCCGGCAGCCCCGTGGAGTCCGACGAATTGCCGAGCAGGCCGGCTTCACGGGCTGGGCGCTGTGCGGCAACGGGGCCCACGGCGTCCACCTGGGCACCGGAGAAACGCTGTTCGAGGCCCACGTCCAGGCCGATGTCCAGACCGCAGTGGCCCACGCCCTGATCGAGCGTCTCCCCGGCGTGCTGTTCGTCTCCGTGCGCCAGGGTGGTGAGGTCTTCGTGGCGCAGGAGGGCTACGCCGCCCTCGCCCACTTCGAGGATCACAAGCGCGAACCCGCCGACATGGGCGGGCACCCGCTGGACGCCGTGCTGGAATATCCCAGCCTGAAATTCATCATGCGGCATCCGGCCTTCACGCCGCGCGAGCTGCTGGCCCATGTCCACGCCCTGAACCTGCCGGGCTTCGCCGTCACGCATTCCGGCGCCCCCTTCCTGGAGGTGCTGGCCGAGGGCGTGAGCAAGGCCTGGGGCCTGGAGCGGCTGTGCGCGCACCTGGGCATAGCGCGGGACGACGTACTGGCCTTCGGCGACGCCCCCAACGACACTGAAATGCTCGCCTGGGCCGGGCGCGGCGTGGCGGTGGGCAACGCCGACCCGGAAGCGCTGGACGCCGCCGATGAGCTGACCTTGACGAACGATAAAGACGGTGTGGCGGCGGTCATCGAAACTCTGCTCGCCCAATCGTCAGCGGGCTGA
- a CDS encoding class I SAM-dependent RNA methyltransferase, translating into MSEPLITLEIEKLVAGGLGLARDDSGVVLVRGALPGERVTASLRSGKGVRQGLVQEILRASPDRVAAPDLPTADLAHASYAAQLGYKRAFVEEALSRIAKLRHEVGETVASPREWHYRNAAQYLITPSGLAYRERRGREPQVFADDPLVMSQITELVGKLSPELLDPATEVALRASDLTGEVVAALIGAGEPRQFLRASDHLMDAGVVGVSLAQPAGRRFSAGVRLIAGEAGIREQFGDVQVSISATGFAQVNPPAATLAYRRAAELAGKGDHAVDLYGGAGAIGRHLAKNFRRVTVLDSDADSLARGRQDVAQSGESNVSYRLGDAARFSELGTDVIVVDPPRAGLEDEARDHLHDSTADRLVYVSCDPATWARDVGDLTRRGWRLGEVTPHDFYPQTSHVEILSVLER; encoded by the coding sequence ATGTCTGAACCGCTCATCACGCTGGAAATCGAGAAACTCGTCGCAGGGGGGCTGGGCCTGGCGCGCGACGACTCCGGCGTGGTGCTGGTGCGCGGCGCCCTGCCCGGCGAGCGCGTGACCGCCAGCCTCCGCAGCGGCAAGGGCGTGCGCCAGGGGCTGGTACAGGAGATCCTGCGCGCCAGCCCGGATCGGGTGGCCGCCCCCGATCTGCCCACCGCCGATCTGGCGCACGCCTCCTACGCGGCGCAGCTGGGGTACAAGCGCGCCTTCGTGGAGGAGGCCCTGAGCCGGATCGCCAAGCTGCGGCATGAGGTGGGGGAGACCGTGGCCAGCCCGCGCGAGTGGCACTACCGCAACGCCGCGCAGTACCTGATCACGCCCTCGGGCCTGGCCTACCGTGAGCGCCGGGGCCGGGAGCCGCAGGTGTTCGCCGACGACCCCCTGGTGATGAGCCAGATCACCGAACTGGTGGGGAAGCTGAGCCCCGAGCTGCTCGACCCGGCGACCGAGGTGGCCCTGCGTGCCAGCGACCTGACCGGCGAGGTCGTGGCCGCGCTGATCGGCGCGGGCGAGCCCCGGCAGTTCCTGCGCGCCAGCGACCACCTGATGGACGCCGGCGTGGTGGGCGTCTCGCTGGCGCAGCCAGCCGGGCGCCGCTTCAGTGCGGGCGTGAGGTTGATCGCGGGCGAGGCCGGCATCCGCGAGCAGTTCGGAGACGTGCAGGTGAGCATCAGCGCCACGGGCTTCGCGCAGGTGAACCCCCCGGCGGCGACCCTGGCCTACCGCCGAGCCGCCGAGCTGGCCGGCAAGGGCGACCATGCCGTCGACCTGTACGGCGGGGCGGGTGCCATCGGCCGGCATCTGGCGAAGAATTTCCGCCGCGTGACCGTGCTCGACTCCGACGCGGATTCGCTGGCCCGTGGCCGCCAGGACGTGGCCCAGAGCGGCGAGAGCAACGTCTCGTACCGGCTGGGCGACGCGGCCCGCTTCAGCGAACTGGGCACCGATGTGATCGTGGTCGACCCACCGCGCGCCGGCCTGGAGGACGAGGCCCGCGACCACCTGCACGACTCCACCGCCGACCGCCTGGTCTACGTGTCCTGCGACCCCGCTACCTGGGCGCGCGACGTGGGCGACCTGACCCGGCGCGGCTGGCGGCTGGGCGAGGTCACGCCCCACGACTTCTACCCGCAGACCAGCCACGTCGAGATCCTGAGCGTGCTGGAGCGCTGA